From the genome of Papaver somniferum cultivar HN1 chromosome 2, ASM357369v1, whole genome shotgun sequence, one region includes:
- the LOC113350857 gene encoding uncharacterized protein LOC113350857, which translates to MGITDVRLTSDSQLVIRQIELEYNTYDETLSAYMDLVQTLASQIPNIKFRHLCRKYLRHADALAYISSMLKDENVKPINITTVYEPSISPQQVLATTNREDDVGEDIAEDDAGEDIVEDFAEDDIMTIPNEDENFSNEEDWRTEVYLFLKEGTLPADMKQSRKVQSKSRRYELRDEIL; encoded by the coding sequence ATGGGGATAACCGACGTACGCCTaacaagcgattcacagctggtcattCGACAAATAGAGTTGGAGTATAACACATATGACGAGACTCTATCAGCGTACATGGACCTGGTCCAAACTCTAGCATCACAAATAccgaacatcaaattccgacatctATGCAGAAAATATCTAAGACACGCCGACGCCTTAGCCTACATTTCTTCAATGTTGAAAGATGAGAACGTCAAACCCATCAATATAACAAcagtatacgagccttcgatctCCCCACAGCAGGTCCTCGCTACAACAAATCGTGAAGACGATGTAGGAGAGGACATTGCTGAAGACGATGCAGGAGAAGATATTGTTGAAGACTTCGCCGAAGACGATATCATGACAATACCTAATGAAGACGAAAACTTTAGTAACGAAGAAGACTGGAGGACCGAAGTTTATCTTTTCCTCAAAGAGGGGACATTGCCTGCCGATATGAAGCAATCCCGAAAAGTGCAATCAAAGTCACGGAGATATGAACTTCGTGACGAAATCTTGtaa
- the LOC113347402 gene encoding uncharacterized protein LOC113347402 isoform X1 → MDEGAGLHSSVPGTMNISEQNPKFSFGRIYSFGDQVDIGAALGMASEFRLLYPNDDWEVTSEDDGEKAPNEEESSDGKDVERRAAKESKGKGPSLVEIPLGIMMKEMLMKETLLVLSSENFVAAVKGGGDDETFQWLKKMGLMNVPHASPEVPGERPFDAFNSQWMQLSSRERVAEVWEHDMGVTASSLLDNPHTYISDMMAIDDGHRYSFPQQRFLELVKSEYCDNTFYQFFKAKALKLESKLRQRDDELESAEESIGAKDKEIQELKENLKEKEQAGPAEEQIHQEVASLRGDLEKARAETSSSIAGVPEN, encoded by the exons ATGGATGAAGGTGCTGGTCTTCATTCGTCGGTCCCTGGAACGATGAACATCTCGGAGCAAAACCCTAAGTTCTCCTTCGGCAGGATTTACTCATTTGGTGATCAGGTGGACATTGGTGCCGCGCTGGGGATGGCTTCAGAGTTTAGGTTGTTGTACCCTAACGACGACTGGGAAGTAACCTCCGAAGACGATGGTGAAAAGGCGCCTAACGAAGAGGAAAGTTCTGACGGCAAAGATGTTGAGCGTCGTGCCGCAAAAGAGTCAAAGGGAAAAGGACCGTCTCTGGTGGAGATACCGCTGGGGATAATGATGAAAGAAATGCTGATGAAGGAGACGCTGCTGGTACTTTCGTCTGAAAACTTTGTGGCTGCTGTGAAGGGTGGCGGGGATGATGAGACCTTTCAGTGGTTGAAGAAGATGGGCCTCATGAATGTACCTCATGCTTCCCCAGAGGTTCCCGGGGAGAGGCCCTTTGATGCCTTTAACAGTCAGTGGATGCAACTGTCATCCCGTGAACGAGTTGCCGAAGTCTGGGAACATGATATGGGTGTTACTGCTTCGAGTCTGCTGGACAATCCTCACACTTATATctctgatatgatggccatagatgACGGTCATCGGTATAGTTTCCCTCAACAACGCTTTCTTGAG TTGGTGAAGAGTGAGTACTGCGATAATACTTTCTACCAATTCTTTAAGGCTAAAGCGCTGAAGTTGGAGTCTAAACTTCGTCAGAGGGACGATGAACTTGAGTCTGCAGAAGAGTCTATTGGAGCCAAAGATAAAGAGATCCAGGAGTTGAAAGAAAATTTGAAAGAGAAAGAGCAGGCTGGCCCTGCCGAAGAACAGATTCATCAGGAGGTAGCTTCTCTTCGTGGAGATTTGGAGAAGGCGCGTGCTGAAACTTCGTCTTccatag CGGGCGTGCCAGAGAATTAA
- the LOC113347402 gene encoding uncharacterized protein LOC113347402 isoform X2 translates to MDEGAGLHSSVPGTMNISEQNPKFSFGRIYSFGDQVDIGAALGMASEFRLLYPNDDWEVTSEDDGEKAPNEEESSDGKDVERRAAKESKGKGPSLVEIPLGIMMKEMLMKETLLVLSSENFVAAVKGGGDDETFQWLKKMGLMNVPHASPEVPGERPFDAFNSQWMQLSSRERVAEVWEHDMGVTASSLLDNPHTYISDMMAIDDGHRYSFPQQRFLELVKSEYCDNTFYQFFKAKALKLESKLRQRDDELESAEESIGAKDKEIQELKENLKEKEQAGPAEEQIHQEVASLRGDLEKARAETSSSIEN, encoded by the exons ATGGATGAAGGTGCTGGTCTTCATTCGTCGGTCCCTGGAACGATGAACATCTCGGAGCAAAACCCTAAGTTCTCCTTCGGCAGGATTTACTCATTTGGTGATCAGGTGGACATTGGTGCCGCGCTGGGGATGGCTTCAGAGTTTAGGTTGTTGTACCCTAACGACGACTGGGAAGTAACCTCCGAAGACGATGGTGAAAAGGCGCCTAACGAAGAGGAAAGTTCTGACGGCAAAGATGTTGAGCGTCGTGCCGCAAAAGAGTCAAAGGGAAAAGGACCGTCTCTGGTGGAGATACCGCTGGGGATAATGATGAAAGAAATGCTGATGAAGGAGACGCTGCTGGTACTTTCGTCTGAAAACTTTGTGGCTGCTGTGAAGGGTGGCGGGGATGATGAGACCTTTCAGTGGTTGAAGAAGATGGGCCTCATGAATGTACCTCATGCTTCCCCAGAGGTTCCCGGGGAGAGGCCCTTTGATGCCTTTAACAGTCAGTGGATGCAACTGTCATCCCGTGAACGAGTTGCCGAAGTCTGGGAACATGATATGGGTGTTACTGCTTCGAGTCTGCTGGACAATCCTCACACTTATATctctgatatgatggccatagatgACGGTCATCGGTATAGTTTCCCTCAACAACGCTTTCTTGAG TTGGTGAAGAGTGAGTACTGCGATAATACTTTCTACCAATTCTTTAAGGCTAAAGCGCTGAAGTTGGAGTCTAAACTTCGTCAGAGGGACGATGAACTTGAGTCTGCAGAAGAGTCTATTGGAGCCAAAGATAAAGAGATCCAGGAGTTGAAAGAAAATTTGAAAGAGAAAGAGCAGGCTGGCCCTGCCGAAGAACAGATTCATCAGGAGGTAGCTTCTCTTCGTGGAGATTTGGAGAAGGCGCGTGCTGAAACTTCGTCTTccatag AGAATTAA